Genomic window (Blastocatellia bacterium):
ACCCATACTGGTTCTAATGTGTTGCTATTTCTTCTTTCCACTAATAGTGGGAATAAACTAAAATAGCTTTTCCTTATACTTTATAAATAACATACTCATTAAACATTAGGAGTTTTTCATGACAGAGCATTTAGCATGTCCATTGATAGAATCTGATCCAGAAATTGCTTTAACCATTTATCAGGAAACCAAGCGTCTAGCTAGTGGACTAGAAATGATCGCGTCAGAAAACTATGTTAGCGAAGCAGTTTTAGAGGCTTTAGGCTCTGTATACACAAATAAATATGCAGAAGGTTATCCGGGCCGCCGCTATTATGGTGGTTGTGAGTATGTAGATGTTGTAGAAGAACTTGCTCAAAAACGTGCTAAAGAAATTTTTGGAGCAGATCACGTTAATGTGCAACCTCATTCCGGTGCGCAAGCTAATATGAGTGTTTATCTAGCAATGTTAAACCCTGGAGATACTATTTTAGGGATGAATTTATCTCATGGAGGACATTTAACACATGGACATAAGCTTAATTTTTCTGGTAAATATTTTAATGTTGTAGCTTATGGTGTTAAACAAGATACAGAGCAAATTGATTATGATGAACTTGAACGCTTAGCACATGAACATAAACCTAAAATGGTAATATGTGGAGCAAGTGCCTACCCACGAATTATTGACTTTGAACGTATTGGAAAAATTGCTCGTGATATCTCAGCTTATTCTTTAGCTGATATAGCACATGTTGCTGGACTTGTTGCAACAGGTCTTCATCCTTCACCTGTTCCACATATGGACTTTGTTACTACAACAACCCATAAAACCCTGCGTGGCCCTCGCGCTGGAATGGCAATGTGTAAAGCAGAATTTGCTAAAAAGCTAGATAGTGCTGTTTTTCCAGGTGTTCAAGGTGGCCCACTTGTACATGTTATTGCAGCTAAAGCAGTTTCCTTTAAGGAAGCCCTTCAACCAAGTTTTAAGGACTATCAATCTCAAGTAATAAAAAATGCTGCTACTTTAGCCAAAAGCCTATCAGACCTTGGCTTTAGGATAGTTTCTGGTGGTACAGACAATCATTTAATGCTAGTAGATGTATTTGCTAAAGGTACAACCGGAAAAGTAGCAGAAAAGCCCTAGAAATGGCTGGTATTACTGTAAATAAAAATACTATTCCATTTGACCAAAACCCTCCACTTGTCGCTAGTGGTATTAGAATTGGTACACCTGCTTTAACAACTAGAGGTATGCAGCAAGCTCAAATGCAAACCATTGCCACTTGGATTGCTGAAGTATTAGCAGAACCAGAAAATGCTAGCCGACAAGAAAAAATCAAATCAGAAATACAAAAACTTTGTCAACAATTCCCTTTATATACTAATAGATTATCAACTTACGAAAAAGCAGCAGTAACTAATGCTTAAATATTAATTATGAAAAAAGAATCTATTGCTGAGATTGTAGAACAAACAATTAAGTATTTAGAACGTACTGGAGCAGACCGACTAGCTCAACAATACCTACATTTTGCATTAAGTAGTTTCGCTAGCGATTGTGAAGAATTACTATCACAGTACTTAGCACGCTATGCTATGCAAGACCAACAATTTAAGGCAGAATCTGCACAGCTTTTAATTTATCGTGAAAAGGAAATTATCGCTTGTTTTGTTTTGGACTCTCATGCCAACCTAATAGGCAGATTAGATCCTGAAACTCGTTGTTATCCTAATGTTGACTTAGGGTTATTTGACACTAGTGCTAAAATTTCTCGTCGTCATGCACAGATATATTCTTTAGATGGTCGTAATTTTTGGATTGAAGACTTAGGTAGTTTTAATGGTACACTGCTAAATAAAGTTAAGTTAGTCCCCTTACAAGCACAGCCCTTGCATGACACAGATGAAATAGTATTTGGTAATATTGCAGTAACTTTTAATTCTCCAATAATAGGCAAAGTTACCTTAGCATCTACTAATCAACTTAATGATGACAAAAAAGAGGAAAAATCTTTAATTGATGCTACAGATGCTGATATTGTTAACTAGTTTTATTCTTAAAAAAGCGAATAAATAATTGTGGTGACAGTAGTTACAGCCCCAAATAAAATTAATTTTTCTCCCAATCTAAAAAGTATTTTTTTAGCAGGCTCTATTGAGCAAGGAAAAGCTGACGATTGGCAAAGAGAAATTATAAAACAACTAGCTAATTATAATTGCTTAATACTTAATCCACGGCGTGAACAATGGGATTCATCCTGGGAACAAACTATTGATAATCCATTATTTTATGAGCAAGTAGAATGGGAACTTACAGCACAGCAACAAGCCGATATTATTGCAATGTATTTTGCTACAAACACATTGGCCCCTATTTCACTGTTAGAATTAGGTTTATTTGCTACTAGCCAAAAACTTGTTGTATGTTGCCCATCACCCTATTGGCGAAAAGGAAATGTTGATATTGTTTGTAAAAAGTATAATATCCCTACAGTCAACAACTTAGAAGAATTAATTAGTTTCTTAATAAATAAATTAATAGCCCCACTGTAAACGGCAGGTCTATTATCAAATGCCCCTACAGGGCATTATAGATTTTCTTTATTTTTTAATAAGTTACAAAGCAAAGTCCATGATTATTAAATCACAAATTTCTACTTAATAAACTTTTCTTTATACCAATCAACAAAATAGCTTATTCCTGTTTTGATATCTGTTTTTGGGTCAAAGTCTAGTTCTCTTTTAGCCAAACTAATATCAGCAAAAGTTACAGGCACATCTCCGGGCTGTTCTGGCAAATATTTAATTATTGCTTTTTTGCCTATGGCTTGCTCAATAGTTAAAACCAAATCACTTAAATTTATTGGTGAAGATTCTCCTAAATTATAGATTGCAAATGTTTTAATACGATCTAACGCATTTATTACACCCGTTACAATATCATCTATATAAGTATAATCCCGACGAGATTCTCCATTACCATAAATTTCTATTGGCTCATTATTAAAAATTTTACGGGTAAATTTATGGATTCCCATTTCTGGGCGTTGGCGTGGCCCATAAACAGTAAAAAATCTTAGGCAAGTAATAGGTATATTGTAAAGATGCGAATAATTAAAAGCTAAAAGCTCTCCACTTCTTTTAGTTGTAGCATAAGGTGAAATAGGTTGGTTAATTGGGTCGGTTTCAGAAAAAGGTAACTTGCTATTAATTCCATAAACTGAAGAAGATGAAGCAAAAACAAAATTTTTTACTTGCATTTGTCTACATAATTCTAACAGATGAATTGTACCTATCACATTTACCTGTTCATATAAAATAGGTTGACTTAAAGATGGTCGTACTCCAGCACGAGCAGCTAAATGGATAATACTATCAGGTTTTTCCTTAAGAAAAATTTTTTCCATTTGTTCTTTATTACAAATATCTACCTGGTAAAACTGATAATTGCCCTGCTTTTTAATATCGGCTAGATTTTCTCTTTTTATATTTGGAGGGTAAAAATCATTTAGTTCATCAACTATTATTACCTGATCGCCTCTACTAAGTAACCTTTCGCAAATATGTGAGCCAATAAAGCCTGCTCCACCAGTAATCAAAACCTGCATTATTATCTCCTTAATGTTATAATCAGCAAAATTTACACTTTATCATGCAAATTAGTTAAAACTCTTGTAATAATCACAAGTAAATTAGATAAGAAAATTTAGAGGAATTATGCAGCCAAGTTCTTTGTCTACTTTATCACCTACCGAAACTCTAACAAATAAAACAAATGAAAAAACAAGCGAAGTGTCAGAAACTCAACATCCAACAACAGAGAAGCCTCATCCACAAGTTTCTATAATTATTCCTGTTTATAATGAAGAAGAAAACGTAGAAGCCCTTCAAAATCACTTAAATAAAACACTAGAACAACTAAAAATAGACTATGAAATTATATATGTTGATGATGGTAGCAAGGATCGTAGCTTTGCACTTTTAGAAAATCTAGCTACAAAAGACACAAGAATTAAAGTAATTAAATTCCGTAAAAATCATGGACAAACAGCAGCTATGTCTGCTGCAATTGATGTGTCAAACGGGGAAATCATTGTTCCCTTAGATGCTGATCTACAAAATGACCCTCAAGATATTCCTAACCTTCTTAGAAAAATAGCTGAAGGTTATGATGTTGTTAGTGGATGGCGTAAAAAGCGTAAAGATACTTTTATTACTCGTAAATTGCCCTCAGTTCTAGCTAATCATTTGATATCTAGAGTGACTGGGGTTTACTTGCATGATTATGGTTGTAGCCTAAAAGCTTATAGAGCAGAAATTATTAAAAATGTTCGTCTTTATGGAGAAATGCACCGGTTTATTCCAGCTTTTTGCGCCTTAGAAGGAGCTAAAATAACGGAAATTCCTGTTAATCATCATCCTAGAATGGCAGGAAAAAGCAAATATGGGCTTTCTCGTACACTTAAAGTTTTTCTTGATTTAATGGTAGTAAAATTCTTGGGTGATTATGCTAAACGTCCTATCCATTTTTTTGGCACAGCAGGCGTTATTTTCTGTTTAATTAGTATGCTAACAGGCATAATTAGTGTATATAAAGAATTTACTGAACCACAAGTATATCTTAATTTGTTTATTTTTTTATCAATCTTTATATTTGTAGCTGGAATACAATTTATTATAGTAGGACTTTTAGCAGAACTGCTTATTCGTATTTACCATGAATCTCAAAGTAAGAAAACTTATACAATTGCTAAAACCGTAAATTTACCACTACTTTAGCTTTGGTGGTTAAGGAGCAAACATGGCGGTAAAGTTTTTACCAACAGCAACAGTGCTTGATGAACGTTACCAAATTGTTTCCGTTTTAGGTAAAGGCGGTTCAGGAGCAGTTTATAAAGCTAAAGATCTAGAAAGTAACGAAATTGTTGCTGTTAAAGTATTGATTACCAATGAGTTTGACCCACGAGCAGCAATGCAACTCCAATTTTTTCAACGCGAAGTTGAGCTACTTAAACGAGTCTCTCATCCAAATATTATCCATATTCTTGATAGTGGAATTAGCCCTGAAGGTCAACTCTACTTGGTTACAGACTATGTAGCAGGTAATAGCTTAAAAAGTATAAGGAAAACAGGTCAACTAACCCTAGATAGAATTTCTAGTATTTTTAATCAAGTGGCTGAGGCATTACAAGCTATTCATAATCAAGGAATTATTCACCGAGATTTTAAGCCTCAAAATATTTTGGTGACAGAAATTGAAAACAAAGAGATTGCTAAATTACTAGATTTTGGTATTGCTAAAATGATTCGTGGTAGTGACGAAGAAGCCTTTTTACGTACAATCACTAGTAAAGGTGTAATTACTGGTACAGCACAATATATGTCTCCTGAGCAGTGTCAAGGAGCAAAACTAGATGAGCGTAGCGATATTTATTCTATGGGAATTACTGCTTATGAATTATTTAGTGGAAGAGTGCCTTTTGATAATGCCAGCACTTTAGGGATAATTTTAATGCATATTGAAGTCCCTCCCCCTGCAATTGAAGGTATCCCAAAACCAATTGAAAATGTAATTATGAGAGCATTAGAAAAATTTCCTGAAAACCGTTTTGCTTGTGCAACAGATTTTTCTAAAGCTTTAGCCAATGCTGTTGTAGAAGCAACACGATTAGCAAATCAAGTTGTAATTTTAGGAAATGGTGCAAAAGCTGATGAAGAAACTGAAGCTTTTTCCCCAGAATTTAGCGAAGCCCCAACCCAAAGACACTAACTATAAAAACTTATTAATATTCTAGGACACTAACCCATGCTATTTTCTCCACAAGAAGTAATTGAAACTTTAATGATGACTGAAATGGAAAATCTTGACATCAGAACCATTACACTGGGAATTTCCCTAAGAGATTGTGCTGATAGTTCAATGTCAAGAGTTTGTGATCGAGTAATTAGTAAAATCCACACTTTAGCCGAAAGGCTTGTTCCAGTAGTAGATGAGCTAGCAGCAGAATTTGGTATTCCTGTTGCTAATAAACGAATTGCTGTTACACCTTTATCTTTAGTTGGCGAATCCTCAACAGACTTAAATTATGTACAACTAGCCCGCGCTGTTGATTCTGTAGCTAAAGATGTAGGGGTAGACTTTATAGGAGGTTATTCTGCTCTTGTCCATAAAGGTATGACTAAAGGGGAAAGAAGTTTTTTTGCTTCTATTCCTGAAGCTTTAGCCGTAACAGATAGGCTTTGTGGCTCAGTTAATGTTGCAACTACTCGTTCTGGCATTAATATGGATGCAATACTTTCGCTAGGGCATATTATTAAGCAACTTGCAGAGCGTACTGCTGATAGAGGCGGCATTGGATGTGCTAAATTTGTTGTTTTTGCCAATGCTGTAGAAGATAACCCATTTATGGCAGGTGCTTTTTATGGAATGGGTGAGCCAGAAGCTATTATAAATGTTGGGGTTAGCGGCCCTGGTGTTGTAGCACATGCAGTAAAGCTAGCTGGAAATTGTGATCTAGGCACATTATCAGAAATAATTAAACGAACAGCATTTAAGATTACTCGTGCTGGTGAACTTGTTGGACGCGAAGCAGCACGGCGTTTAGGCGTTCCATTTGGAATAATTGACCTTAGCCTAGCTCCTACACCGCTTGTTGGTGATAGCGTTGGCGAAATCCTAGAAGCAATGGGACTAGAGCGTACTGGCGCGCCAGGCTCTACAGCAGCTTTAGCACTACTGACAGATGCAGTAAAAAAAGGCGGTGCAATGGCATCAAGTCACGTTGGAGGAATGAGCGGAGCTTTTATACCTGTGTCAGAAGACCATGCAATGATTGAAGCCGTAAAACTTGGCGCATTAACACTAGAAAAACTAGAAGCTATGACTTCTGTTTGTTCGGTTGGGATTGATATGGTTGCTGTTCCTGGAAACACTAGCGCAGAAACTATTTCCGCCTTGATCGCTGATGAAGTGGCTATTGGAGTTGTTAACAATAAAACTACTGCTGTAAGAATAATTCCTGTCCCGGGAAAAGACGTTGGCGATATGGTGGAATATGGCGGCTTATTGGGTAGTGCGCCAGTAATGAGCATCAATAAATTTTCTGCTAGTAACTTTGTCCGTCGTGGTGGGCTTATTCCTGCTCCTGTGCAAAGCTTACGCAATTAAACTTTCTCGATATTTAGCAGGTGTTAGCCCGGTAAAATTACGGAATACTTTTGTAAAGTGACTTTGGCTAGTATAGCCAACGGCTAAACTAACATTTGAAATAGATTCGTCTGTTTCTGCTAATAGTTTTTTTGCCTGCTCAAGTCTTACTGCAATTAAATAATTATTAGGTGTAAGTCCAGTTATTTTCTTAAATAAATGTGCAAAATGATATTCACTTAAAAATGCTGCGTCGGCTATTTCTGATAAAACTATTTCTTGATGATAATTAGCATGGATATATTCAATAGCTCGACGAAGGCGGCGATCTACTAAACCAAAACGAGAAAGTTCTAAATGTGGATTTGGCCTAACACCTAAATGATTTCTTAGCAGAATTATTGCTATTTGAGTAACCAAATTTGTTAACATCAATTGATAGCCTACTTGTTTAAGAGTGGCTTCTTGAATAATCTTTTCACAAAGATTTTCTAAATCTAGCGATTCTTTAATAACTTGTTTTAAGAAAAATATTTCTCCTGCTTTGTAATCTATTCCTAAAGTATTAGCTAATTCATTAATCAATTCTGGCTTGATTTTAATAACTAATTTTTGTCCATAAAATTTAGTTATAGTATAGTTTTTATTGGGAGAGACAAATATAAAACCTTTTTTTTCTAGTATTTGCTTTTCATTAGATAGTAATACACTTACTAATCCATTACTAAAGTAATAGATTGTAAAATAAAAAGTTATTTGTTCTATATTTGGTTCTTGAACTTGGTTGCTGTAGGAAAGAACGTAGTTTGGGTGTTGGATCTGCCAATTTTTATGTTTTGCTTCCATAAAAGGTTTTGGCACATCAATGCCAAAACCAAAGGATGCAAAACTTTGTGTTTAGAAGCTATAGCGTTGGCAACGACGGCAAAGGCTGTTTTTACTGTAAACATATCATCTTGATGGCAAATTTCACAACGTGTTGCAGTATTGGTACGTTTTACAGCAAAAGTAGTTGGTGGCAGATCAGAAACTTTTGGCCCAGCAGGTGCAAAATCAGGGATAAGATTTGCAAAATAATGATTTACTAAAAATGTCTCAGCACCCCAACAAGCTAGTGCAGGTGGAATTAGTACAAAAGGCACCCAATAAAATAGTCCTAAAATCTTTAATGGTGCTGTAACTAGCTCTCTAACTGTAAGTGATGAGTCTGTGGAAAATAAGGTATAAAGGCAAATTGCAATAGCAATACCTACAGGAATATTAAGAAAAAGAATAAATAAATTGCTTAAAGCTACCCTTAAACCCATTAACTGACCGGCTTTTAATTGTTGCCAAAGAACTAAACTAGTAGCAAAACCTAATAATAAGCCCCCTATTGCTTGACCTAAAAAAACCGCTAACATTTCGCTAAATCTGCTATTTGGTTGACTGTAAAGCATTATTGTTGCAGCTATTGAGGTTAAAAAAACTGCAAAGCTACAATTAGTAATGGTAAATTGTACTCTTTCTTTAGTCCAAGGAAGGCTTTCTGTACTTTCCACAGCAGTTTGATTTTCTGCTTGAGCATATGAATATTTAGAATGATTTACAGCGTTATTTTCTGGATTTGAAAGACTTATTTGATTGTTGCTATAAGCGGTTTGATTATTAGCTGAAAAGTCTATTTGATTAGGGCGATCGGTTAAAACTGATTCATTACTAAAATTATTACTAGGTTGGTTATTATGAAAATCTGGATTATTCATAAGTAATTGCCTCATTAAATATAAACTAATTAGTGATTTGTGTAGGTTTAAGGCTGTAGACGCTAAAATATTAAATGGGTTCCCAAAAATTAACAAATTTAATTTGAGATCAAAGTTTTTCCAGTAGTTAAACTTTGTAAAAAATTAGGACTTATAATTTATTGTTTTTACTAGATTTAGTAAAAATAAATTTAATAAAAATTTTTTGCAAAAACTGGGTGACAACTTCTTATCTTTGCGCTAGTATGTAAATGACTTTCGAGAAAATTGTAAAGCCTTTACAAAATTTGTTAACAAAATATTTGCTAGTAAATAAAATTGATTACTAGTTTTTTTGCTAATGTAAACCTTTGATCGACAAAATCAGATTAGCCTAAATTTTTGGAGAAAAATTTAGGTCGCCAATAGGTGGCAATCTGTTAGGTAGATTGATAGTTTTTATAGTAGGGTCTCGGAAGGGGGTTTTTTAGCTGGTAGCCCTACTAATTAGGTGTCTCCGCCTAATCCTATCCAACTTGTTCTGTTTTATCGAACAAAGTTGTATCAGCTTTGACTTGAGTAATATACAAAGTCAACCAATTTTGCAGAAAACACACACAACACATATTAAATTTTGGAATAAATAATACACTTTTGTAGTGTACCCACCAAAAAGAGTGGAATAAAAGATTGAAAAAAGCTAGCAACTGCTAGCTTTTTTCAATTTAAAGCAATTTATATAGCTAAAATTCTACTTAAAAATCCTTTAATTTACTTTTTTTTATTTGCAATAAACTAATTAAAAAAGAAGCGGTCGTGTTTCAGTAAAGTTGGTAATACAGTTGCAGCCCTTTGTTAAATTGATTTACAAACCAAGTGCCAACTTTTTTATAACATAACCCAATAGAGTTATCATTATAAGGAATATTTGTTCCATCAAATGCTTTAATAGAAATAGCTGAAGCAGGACGCACTAATACATCAACTCCATCAATAGTTATATCAGGACGTTGTTTTAATATGGTGGCAGCAATTTGTCCATCACCACATCCAACATCTAATACAGAAATATTATTGGGTAGTAAGTTTGATAGATGTGAAGCAAGTATTTGAGCGCGTCGTCCAACAACATAGTTGTTGTGAATAATCTCTACAGGATTCAAAAATTCTTCTCCTAAATATCGTTAATAATCAGAAAGAACCAGCCACTAACTTTTTTACACTTAACAATAAAATTAGGCTGATTAAATTAGGTATTCTTAGGAGTAAATATTTATTTGTAATTATTAGAATTAATTTTTTACTTAGATTTTAGCTTTTACAGCAAAAATAATTTCCACAATCAAAACAATTACCATTACTACTAAAGCAGCTAGAACTAAATAAAATACTGTCATAATTTATTCTCTCAAAAGTAAAATTTTTAATTGCAGATTTAAATTTGGCCCTTATGGTGACATTAACTAATTTTAATGTCAAGAAATGATACATTAAATTCCTTCTAATAAGTATTTGATAGCTCTTTAGTTTATCAAATAACTATTTGATAGCTTGACCAAATGCTTTCTTCAACTTAAAATTCCAAAGTCTATTATGTTTTAAGTTAAATTCTAAAAACTCAGCAAGCCGAAAAGTTGTTTATTCCTAATAGTTATCTGTTTTCTTTGGCTGTTAACCAAGAAAGGATAGGATATTGACTTTAGCACTATATGACTTTCACCCTAAAATAGAAAGCTTTTATGATGAAGTAATAAAAGGCTTAAGCAAAACTCCAAAACAAATCCCTAGCAAATTTTTTTATGACTGCCAAGGCTCAGAGTTATTTAGCCAAATTTGTCAGCTAGAAGAATATTATCCGACCCGTACAGAACTATCTATTTTTCACCAATATAAATCAGAAATTAGTAAATTAATTGGTAAAAATGCTTTAATAATTGAATATGGTAGTGGAGGAAGTCAAAAAGTCCGTTTGTTGCTTGATATGCTAGATGAACCTGTAGGCTATTTGCCAATAGATATTTCTAAAGACTATCTTTTTGACGATGCTGGACAATTAGCCAAAGACTACCCTAAATTGCAAATTATTGCCGTTTGTGCTGATTATACTAAAGCGTTAAAACTCCCGGAATTAAACTTTAAGTTTGATAAAAAAGTAGTTTTTTTTCCTGGCTCTACTATTGGGAACCTAGATTATAAAGAAGCTAAAAGCTTGCTTACCAATACTGTAGCTAGGTTAAACAATAACGATGGGATGTTAATTGGAGTAGATCTAAAGAAAAGCACAAAAATATTAAATGACGCTTATAATGATCGTCAGGGTGTAACAGCAGCTTTTAATCTTAATCTTTTAGCAAGGATCAACAATGACTTAAAAGCTAATTTTGATCTTTCAGCCTTTGAACATTATGCTTTTTATAATGAGCTTAAAGGACGAATAGAAATGCACCTTATTAGCCGGAAAGATCAAAAAGTTAAAATTTATGATCAAGAAATTAAAATTCAAAAAAATGAAATGATTCACACAGAAAACTCTTATAAGTATGAGGTTAAACAATTTCAACAACTTGCAACTACTGCTGGTTTTTTTGCTTCCAAAGTATGGGTAGACCCAGATAACTTATTTAGTGTACATTATTTAACCATCAAAAAATAATCTAGTAAATAAAAAGTATTGTTGAACTGTTTAAGGAGTTATCCGTTATGAAACGCAAATTTACTTGCCCTAACTATATTTGCAAACTTTTTTTACTTAACATCACCATTATATTAGTAACTAGTCTAGCAACATTTGCACAGGAAGCACCAAGAATTTCTGCATCTAAATCCTCTTCCACTACTACTATTCAAATTCGCAAACAAGTCGATGTAAAAAATAGGCCCGCTGTTGCTACATCAGCAACCCTTAAAGCTCCGCCAATACCTAAGGAAACCCCACCTCTAAAAGTAGAAAAGCCAGAAATGGTTCAAATAACTGGAGGGTCTTTTATGATGGGAGTCGCTAATAGTAAAAGCGATGATGGCCCGGAACATCTATCAATAGTAAGTAGCTTTGAGATAAGCAAATACCCTATTACTAATAAGCAATTTCGTCAATTTACTGAAGTAGCAAAATATAAAACTGAAGCAGAAACTTCTCCAACAGATTTTGAGCGAAAAAACAAAATTTCTTGGCAAACCTTTGCCACCAAAGATCGTGATGATTATCCAGTAGTTTGGGTTAGCTATAATGATGTCCAAGCTTATTGCGCTTGGTTAAACAAAGTAGTAAAAAATCCACCTGTTAAACAAATAATAGAAAGTGAAGATGAGGATGGAGAAACAACTCAAACGATAATGGAAGTTACGCATCCTTATCGCATCCCAACAGAAGCAGAATGGGAGTATGCTGCACGAGGAAACTTAAAAGGCCAGCCCTATCCTTGGGGTGCAGAAGCAGATAAAGAAAAAATAAACTATAATTTTGATTCTCGCCCAAATACAGTACAAGCAGCAAAACAATATATCAAAGCTGTAGGTTATCAACCACCTAACCCGTTTGGAGTTCAAGACTTAGTTGGTAATGTCGCTCAATGGTGCTATGACTGGTATGATGAAAGTTTTTATGAATATAGCCCAGAACCACCACTCAAAGCTTATGGGCCACTTGAAGGAAAAGAACGTGTAATTCGTGGGGGCAGTTGGATTGATGAATTAGGAGGCTGTCGGGTAAGTTCTCGCCAATCTGCTGCGGAAATCACTAGAACATCTCAAGTAGGTTTTAGAATTTTACGAATAATTCCAACACCAAATAACACAGCTAAAAATAACACAAAAACCCGCTCAAACCTTTTACTTTGCCAAACTAGTATTTTTCTTCAACCTTATTTTTTAACCATTAACCGAGAAAAAGCTTTTTTAAGAAAAGAAAGCTATTTTGATATATTTAGCAGTTACTAATTACAAAGTTGGGAAGAATAAACCACCTAAATTGTTAGACTTAGCTATTTTATTCTTCCCAACTTACTTTATCACCTAAAAAAATTTCCCCATCATCTAAAACCTCAGCAAATGCTCCCCCACCCCAATTTGCTTTCATCGCTTCACGAAGCCCCAAAAAAGCCTCGTCCATTCGCTCACAAGGCCGAGTTTCTCCTAAAATGCGTAACCGGCAATTACCAATCCTTAATATTTTATTTCTTGTTTTTACTAAACTTATTCCACTAACTAATAAATTTGCCCTACGTTTAGAAGCATCTAAGTTTGCTCCCAGGTTTTCCATTAAACTGCACCAAATCTCTTGTTCAATTATAGTAACCTGACGTTTTCCACCTTGATTAGCATTTCCTACAAGACCTTTACCAGCAATTAATTGTGCAGCAATTACTTTATCCATCGGGCCAAGTTTTGCACGCTTTATCCAAATTGTTTCTAGCCGTCCAATACTCATAGTTTTTAAACCCTAACTAATTTGTAACCAAAGCTGGAATTGATTTTTGCACACTAATTAATTTTGCTAGGTAGTCTTCTAGTAAACTAATTCTCATATCAAAAACAGATTGCTGTATCATTTGTATTAAGTCATACTCCTCACGTATTGCCAGCAGGATAAATAAAGACCAAAGCATTCTTTGACGTTCAGGTTTTAAGTAATCTTTTTGCTCTTTTGCTCCTGCAACGCCTTTTTCCTCATCTACTATTGCTTGTTCAACATCTGTGTGCAT
Coding sequences:
- a CDS encoding FHA domain-containing protein is translated as MKKESIAEIVEQTIKYLERTGADRLAQQYLHFALSSFASDCEELLSQYLARYAMQDQQFKAESAQLLIYREKEIIACFVLDSHANLIGRLDPETRCYPNVDLGLFDTSAKISRRHAQIYSLDGRNFWIEDLGSFNGTLLNKVKLVPLQAQPLHDTDEIVFGNIAVTFNSPIIGKVTLASTNQLNDDKKEEKSLIDATDADIVN
- a CDS encoding nucleoside 2-deoxyribosyltransferase domain-containing protein, which gives rise to MTVVTAPNKINFSPNLKSIFLAGSIEQGKADDWQREIIKQLANYNCLILNPRREQWDSSWEQTIDNPLFYEQVEWELTAQQQADIIAMYFATNTLAPISLLELGLFATSQKLVVCCPSPYWRKGNVDIVCKKYNIPTVNNLEELISFLINKLIAPL
- a CDS encoding GDP-mannose 4,6-dehydratase yields the protein MQVLITGGAGFIGSHICERLLSRGDQVIIVDELNDFYPPNIKRENLADIKKQGNYQFYQVDICNKEQMEKIFLKEKPDSIIHLAARAGVRPSLSQPILYEQVNVIGTIHLLELCRQMQVKNFVFASSSSVYGINSKLPFSETDPINQPISPYATTKRSGELLAFNYSHLYNIPITCLRFFTVYGPRQRPEMGIHKFTRKIFNNEPIEIYGNGESRRDYTYIDDIVTGVINALDRIKTFAIYNLGESSPINLSDLVLTIEQAIGKKAIIKYLPEQPGDVPVTFADISLAKRELDFDPKTDIKTGISYFVDWYKEKFIK
- a CDS encoding glycosyltransferase family 2 protein, with the translated sequence MQPSSLSTLSPTETLTNKTNEKTSEVSETQHPTTEKPHPQVSIIIPVYNEEENVEALQNHLNKTLEQLKIDYEIIYVDDGSKDRSFALLENLATKDTRIKVIKFRKNHGQTAAMSAAIDVSNGEIIVPLDADLQNDPQDIPNLLRKIAEGYDVVSGWRKKRKDTFITRKLPSVLANHLISRVTGVYLHDYGCSLKAYRAEIIKNVRLYGEMHRFIPAFCALEGAKITEIPVNHHPRMAGKSKYGLSRTLKVFLDLMVVKFLGDYAKRPIHFFGTAGVIFCLISMLTGIISVYKEFTEPQVYLNLFIFLSIFIFVAGIQFIIVGLLAELLIRIYHESQSKKTYTIAKTVNLPLL
- a CDS encoding serine/threonine protein kinase produces the protein MAVKFLPTATVLDERYQIVSVLGKGGSGAVYKAKDLESNEIVAVKVLITNEFDPRAAMQLQFFQREVELLKRVSHPNIIHILDSGISPEGQLYLVTDYVAGNSLKSIRKTGQLTLDRISSIFNQVAEALQAIHNQGIIHRDFKPQNILVTEIENKEIAKLLDFGIAKMIRGSDEEAFLRTITSKGVITGTAQYMSPEQCQGAKLDERSDIYSMGITAYELFSGRVPFDNASTLGIILMHIEVPPPAIEGIPKPIENVIMRALEKFPENRFACATDFSKALANAVVEATRLANQVVILGNGAKADEETEAFSPEFSEAPTQRH
- a CDS encoding PFL family protein; the protein is MLFSPQEVIETLMMTEMENLDIRTITLGISLRDCADSSMSRVCDRVISKIHTLAERLVPVVDELAAEFGIPVANKRIAVTPLSLVGESSTDLNYVQLARAVDSVAKDVGVDFIGGYSALVHKGMTKGERSFFASIPEALAVTDRLCGSVNVATTRSGINMDAILSLGHIIKQLAERTADRGGIGCAKFVVFANAVEDNPFMAGAFYGMGEPEAIINVGVSGPGVVAHAVKLAGNCDLGTLSEIIKRTAFKITRAGELVGREAARRLGVPFGIIDLSLAPTPLVGDSVGEILEAMGLERTGAPGSTAALALLTDAVKKGGAMASSHVGGMSGAFIPVSEDHAMIEAVKLGALTLEKLEAMTSVCSVGIDMVAVPGNTSAETISALIADEVAIGVVNNKTTAVRIIPVPGKDVGDMVEYGGLLGSAPVMSINKFSASNFVRRGGLIPAPVQSLRN
- a CDS encoding helix-turn-helix transcriptional regulator; the encoded protein is MEAKHKNWQIQHPNYVLSYSNQVQEPNIEQITFYFTIYYFSNGLVSVLLSNEKQILEKKGFIFVSPNKNYTITKFYGQKLVIKIKPELINELANTLGIDYKAGEIFFLKQVIKESLDLENLCEKIIQEATLKQVGYQLMLTNLVTQIAIILLRNHLGVRPNPHLELSRFGLVDRRLRRAIEYIHANYHQEIVLSEIADAAFLSEYHFAHLFKKITGLTPNNYLIAVRLEQAKKLLAETDESISNVSLAVGYTSQSHFTKVFRNFTGLTPAKYRESLIA